A DNA window from Leptospiraceae bacterium contains the following coding sequences:
- a CDS encoding UDP-3-O-acyl-N-acetylglucosamine deacetylase → MDSKIFRKTLKSQITISGIGLHSGKKVSLKLIPAEAHTGLIFICNVRNKKSIIPVSLNYVVDTSNAVTLGDGFRIVQTVEHLMAALFTRGITDLIMEIDSSEIPIMDGSSRPFLEAIDSIGVTEFTDVVDPIRITTPVWVVDGDKYIVILPSETLKVTYNIHFNHPLLRGQSITMDLDEKILSSEILPARTFGFLRDVEALQARGLALGGSLDNAIVLSEDGYLNESLRFENECIRHKVLDLIGDLSIVGRPIIGHILASKAGHALDVSMGKLIMSRITGDEVSKFKSKRIHDFRNNKVSAFAQEA, encoded by the coding sequence ATGGACAGCAAAATTTTTAGAAAAACATTAAAGAGTCAAATTACAATCAGTGGAATAGGGTTACATTCTGGAAAGAAAGTTAGCCTGAAATTGATTCCAGCAGAGGCTCACACAGGACTTATTTTCATTTGTAATGTCAGGAATAAAAAATCAATTATACCAGTCAGTTTGAATTATGTTGTTGATACAAGCAATGCAGTCACTTTGGGCGATGGATTTCGTATTGTGCAAACTGTGGAACATCTAATGGCAGCTTTATTCACTCGCGGAATCACAGATTTAATTATGGAAATTGACTCTAGCGAAATTCCAATTATGGATGGATCTTCTAGACCTTTCTTAGAAGCAATTGATTCTATCGGTGTCACTGAATTCACCGATGTAGTTGATCCAATTCGTATCACAACTCCTGTATGGGTAGTCGACGGTGATAAATACATTGTAATCCTCCCTTCTGAAACTCTAAAAGTAACCTATAATATTCATTTTAATCATCCTCTTTTAAGAGGGCAAAGTATTACTATGGACTTAGATGAGAAAATCCTTTCGAGCGAAATTCTCCCTGCAAGAACATTTGGATTCTTACGTGATGTAGAAGCTTTGCAGGCGCGAGGATTGGCTTTAGGTGGCTCTCTCGACAACGCTATCGTTTTATCCGAAGATGGATACTTAAATGAAAGCCTTCGTTTTGAGAATGAATGCATTCGCCACAAAGTTCTCGACTTAATTGGAGACTTATCAATCGTTGGCCGACCTATTATTGGACATATTCTAGCTTCAAAAGCAGGACATGCGCTCGATGTATCAATGGGAAAACTAATCATGAGTAGAATTACCGGTGATGAAGTTTCAAAATTCAAAAGTAAGCGTATACACGATTTTCGAAATAATAAAGTATCTGCCTTCGCCCAAGAAGCGTAA
- a CDS encoding HAD family hydrolase has product MYPFQKEKIKILAFDVDGTLFSSENIILDTYIESIQRFAQSSGRHIPIPSKEKIIEQVGLPVKQIFRNLLPQLNEEDRDSISDSVLTLLREKIFQKKGTLYSGVRETIQELFERKYTLCIASNGRAPYINAILHAYELESFFEELVVIDYKDFQSKGDILKAYIERYKLLGENALMIGDRKSDLDAAVDGESPFAFCEYGHADNGEIESYSIKLNSIRDLLNFL; this is encoded by the coding sequence ATGTATCCATTTCAAAAAGAAAAAATCAAGATACTAGCGTTTGATGTGGACGGAACATTATTTTCGTCTGAAAACATTATATTGGATACTTATATAGAATCCATTCAAAGATTTGCTCAGTCTTCTGGTCGTCACATCCCAATTCCTAGCAAAGAAAAAATAATTGAGCAGGTCGGACTTCCTGTAAAACAGATTTTTAGAAATCTCCTACCGCAATTGAATGAGGAAGATAGAGATTCTATTTCAGATAGCGTTTTAACTTTGTTACGTGAAAAGATATTCCAAAAGAAAGGCACTCTTTACTCAGGCGTTCGGGAGACAATTCAGGAACTATTTGAGCGCAAATATACTCTTTGTATCGCATCTAATGGGCGTGCTCCCTACATTAATGCAATACTTCATGCATATGAATTGGAGTCATTTTTTGAAGAGCTTGTTGTTATTGATTATAAGGACTTTCAGTCGAAAGGCGATATTTTGAAAGCTTATATAGAAAGATATAAGCTTCTAGGTGAAAATGCGCTCATGATTGGAGATCGAAAATCTGATTTGGACGCGGCAGTCGACGGAGAAAGCCCTTTTGCATTCTGTGAATATGGACATGCGGATAACGGAGAAATCGAAAGCTACAGCATAAAATTAAATTCTATTCGCGACTTACTCAATTTTCTCTAA